Proteins co-encoded in one Brassica rapa cultivar Chiifu-401-42 chromosome A02, CAAS_Brap_v3.01, whole genome shotgun sequence genomic window:
- the LOC103852107 gene encoding low-temperature-induced 65 kDa protein codes for MDMQSQMTRSYDHDQAEDPIRIHHPEEEEHQEKGATKVLKKVKEKAKKIKNSLTKHGHGHEHDHDVEIEDDEYDEQDPQLHGKPVYTKGGVTRQPESLSHPGEASVPAPEGIVPPGTKAFPVVSSDYTKPVEPEPLRETLYRHEAASYPADISDRDEWRDTHQTPMKTPASLLSSTEDVTRTITPGEDEYLGGQGKVNVERPKELEEDPAGPGGGSSYLSGVSNYQSKVTDPTHAGGGEAGVPEIVESLGRMKVTDEKPGRGFESDFPTRSHEFGLKNESETGKDIPARSDDVKVESELGSDLPTGTHDQFSPELSPPKEAHVAKPSTYTEKIGSATSFVTDKAIAAKNAVASKLGYAGESGKNQSSAGDEATPRSATGYGQKVAGTVADKLTPVYEKVKETGSTVMTKLPLSGGGSGAEEKQPVEGKGVLTRDYLAEKLTPGEEDKALAEVIAEKLHLGGGEKKKTMSTKEVEVTVEKILADQTLVEKEHGEAEEGKVGGGGGGGGGEGMVGKLKGAVTSWLGGTTEEVKPKSSDSVDQSSQSLGSTVGTTGFPDSGGALTGQRGLQDSGN; via the exons ATGGATATGCAGTCACAGATGACACGTTCTTATGATCATGATCAAGCTGAGGATCCAATCAGAATTCACCATCCAG aggaagaagagcaTCAAGAGAAAGGAGCAACTAAAGTGTTGAAGAAAGTGAAAGAAAAAGCTAAGAAGATCAAGAACAGTCTTACCAAACATGGTCACGGTCATGAGCACGATCATGATGTCGAAATAGAAGACGACGAATATGACGAGCAAGACCCACAATTGCACGGCAAGCCAG TGTATACTAAAGGCGGTGTAACGCGTCAACCTGAGTCACTGAGTCATCCCGGAGAAGCTAGTGTTCCGGCACCTGAGGGGATCGTTCCACCAGGGACAAAAGCTTTTCCGGTGGTGTCTTCAGATTACACCAAACCCGTTGAACCTGAGCCATTACGAGAAACCTTGTATAGACACGAGGCAGCGTCTTATCCGGCAGATATTTCGGATAGGGATGAGTGGAGAGATACTCATCAGACACCAATGAAGACGCCTGCGTCTCTGTTATCCTCAACAGAGGATGTGACCAGGACGATCACTCCTGGTGAAGATGAATATCTCGGTGGTCAAGGGAAAGTCAACGTCGAGAGGCCTAAAGAGTTGGAGGAAGATCCAGCTGGTCCAGGAGGAGGGTCGAGTTATCTTAGTGGCGTGTCTAATTATCAGTCCAAGGTTACTGATCCCACTCATGCAG GAGGTGGAGAAGCTGGAGTACCTGAGATTGTTGAGTCTCTCGGTAGGATGAAAGTGACAGATGAGAAACCAGGACGAGGATTTGAAAGTGACTTTCCGACAAGAAGCCATGAGTTTGGTCTGAAGAACGAGTCTGAAACAGGGAAAGATATTCCGGCAAGAAGTGATGATGTGAAAGTCGAGAGTGAGTTGGGAAGCGATTTACCTACGGGGACTCATGATCAGTTCTCACCGGAACTCTCTCCTCCGAAAGAGGCACACGTGGCAAAACCCAGTACCTACACAGAGAAGATAGGTTCAGCGACTTCGTTTGTGACCGATAAAGCTATAGCTGCGAAGAACGCCGTCGCCTCAAAGCTAGGTTACGCCGGAGAAAGCGGGAAGAACCAGAGCTCCGCTGGAGATGAGGCAACTCCTAGATCCGCCACGGGATACGGACAGAAAGTGGCGGGAACTGTTGCTGATAAGTTGACACCTGTCTACGAAAAGGTTAAAGAGACGGGATCAACCGTGATGACTAAGTTGCCCCTCTCTGGAGGTGGTAGTGGAGCGGAGGAGAAGCAACCAGTGGAAGGCAAAGGTGTGTTGACGAGAGACTACTTGGCGGAGAAGCTGACACCTGGAGAAGAGGACAAGGCGTTAGCGGAGGTGATTGCTGAGAAACTTCATCTTGGAGgtggagagaagaagaagactatgAGCACAAAGGAAGTTGAAGTGACTGTGGAGAAGATCCTTGCTGACCAGACATTGGTGGAAAAAGAACATGGTGAAGCAGAGGAAGGGAaagtaggaggaggaggaggaggaggaggaggagaaggaatGGTGGGGAAGCTTAAAGGAGCTGTCACTTCTTGGCTCGGTGGTACAACGGAGGAAGTGAAGCCCAAGTCTTCTGATTCTGTTGACCAGTCTTCACAGTCGCTTGGTTCCACCGTTG GGACTACGGGCTTTCCGGATTCTGGTGGAGCTCTGACCGGGCAGAGGGGACTTCAAGATTCTGGGAACTGa
- the LOC103852103 gene encoding low-temperature-induced 65 kDa protein isoform X2: MDLPRPSSGQDQTEDPTQIHHPEEEEHHESRASRMLGKVKAKAKKLKNRLTNHGTDGNEQDHDVVDEEEEDDESDEAESEKHVAPVNEVPNVRDYKTSQPESLTHPGETNLPAPEEIVPSKTKDSTDYTGIIPEPSRDPAYEHEAPSYPVKTSDVTHHEPLNTPVSLLSETEDVTTPGEDGLLGGQREVNTDMPKRFEDDLSGESDYQSNTQQGSGEAGEDYHKKSGLGTELASESETELGKDLPTRSFESETVFDGKPETKPKGHEFEQTIGSGIGEDNGAGKEGTERREDFLGKGYEFDQEIESTFGKDSPTRLPGDENFPTRSDDMEVEIGSGRGLPTETDDDHFSPEFSGPKERDDFDSQAEQTRYEAAEVKPTTYSEMIGSSTGYSSGQHESPVSVETVADKLTTEDENVKETASPVTAKLPFSGDGSEVDETEQGEDKFVASRDHLEEKLTPEEEDKAFSDMVAEKLNLGEEKQAKIKEEVAEEKIPSDKLPEEIEGGEAVQEEGKGGIVGTIKGVYNYWLGGTEEVKPKSPNSVEESSQPLSSSFGTKGFSDSGESGLGEAGSTAGAVAVQKQL, encoded by the exons ATGGATTTGCCACGTCCTTCTTCTGGTCAGGATCAAACAGAGGATCCGACCCAGATTCACCATCCAG AGGAAGAAGAGCATCACGAGAGTCGAGCATCTAGAATGTTGGGGAAAGTAAAGGCAAAAGCTAAGAAGCTCAAGAACAGGCTTACTAATCATGGCACTGATGGCAACGAGCAAGACCACGATGTggtggatgaagaagaagaagatgatgaatctGACGAGGCAGAGTCAGAGAAGCATGTCGCACCAG TAAATGAAGTTCCCAATGTGAGAGACTATAAAACGAGCCAACCTGAATCTTTAACTCATCCCGGAGAAACAAATCTTCCGGCGCCGGAGGAGATCGTTCCTTCAAAGACGAAGGATTCAACTGATTACACCGGAATCATCCCCGAACCATCACGAGATCCTGCTTACGAACATGAGGCCCCGTCTTATCCTGTAAAAACATCAGATGTGACTCATCACGAGCCACTGAACACTCCCGTCTCTCTGCTCTCTGAAACAGAGGACGTGACAACTCCTGGTGAAGATGGGTTGCTCGGTGGTCAACGAGAAGTCAACACCGATATGCCCAAAAGATTCGAGGACGATCTGAGTGGTGAATCTGATTATCAGTCCAACACCCAACAAG GGAGTGGGGAAGCTGGAGAAGATTATCATAAGAAGTCAGGACTAGGAACTGAGCTGGCGTCCGAATCAGAAACAGAGCTCGGTAAAGATCTCCCGACAAGAAGCTTCGAATCTGAAACCGTTTTTGACGGGAAACCAGAAACTAAGCCGAAGGGACATGAATTTGAACAGACGATCGGATCTGGAATCGGAGAGGATAACGGCGCTGGAAAAGAAGGAACTGAGCGGAGGGAAGATTTTTTGGGGAAAGGCTATGAGTTTGATCAGGAGATTGAATCTACATTCGGCAAAGATTCACCCACCAGGCTTCCAGGAGACGAAAATTTTCCGACAAGAAGTGATGATATGGAAGTCGAGATTGGGTCGGGAAGAGGCTTGCCGACAGAAACTGATGATGATCACTTCTCACCAGAATTTTCTGGTCCGAAAGAGAGAGATGATTTCGATTCGCAGGCTGAGCAGACAAGGTACGAGGCGGCAGAGGTAAAACCCACCACCTACTCAGAGATGATTGGTTCAAGTACAGGTTACTCCAGCGGGCAACACGAGAGTCCCGTGAGTGTCGAGACAGTTGCTGATAAGTTGACTACTGAGGACGAAAATGTCAAAGAAACTGCATCGCCTGTGACGGCGAAACTGCCTTTCTCTGGCGATGGGAGTGAGGTGGATGAGACAGAACAAGGGGAAGACAAATTTGTGGCGAGTAGAGATCATCTGGAGGAGAAGCTGACacctgaagaagaagacaaagcgTTTTCTGATATGGTCGCGGAGAAACTTAATCTTGGAGAAGAGAAGCAGGCAAAGATAAAGGAGGAAGTAGCCGAGGAGAAGATCCCTTCCGACAAGTTACCGGAGGAGATAGAAGGAGGTGAGGCGGTTCAAGAGGAAGGGAAAGGAGGAATAGTGGGGACGATTAAAGGGGTGTACAACTATTGGCTCGGTGGTACGGAGGAGGTGAAGCCGAAATCTCCAAATTCAGTTGAAGAGTCATCACAACCACTTAGCTCCTCCTTTG GGACTAAAGGATTTTCGGATTCCGGTGAAAGCGGGTTGGGAGAGGCAGGCAGTACTGCCGGAGCTGTGGCAGTGCAGAAACAACTTTGA
- the LOC103852103 gene encoding low-temperature-induced 65 kDa protein isoform X1, with product MDLPRPSSGQDQTEDPTQIHHPEEEEHHESRASRMLGKVKAKAKKLKNRLTNHGTDGNEQDHDVVDEEEEDDESDEAESEKHVAPVNEVPNVRDYKTSQPESLTHPGETNLPAPEEIVPSKTKDSTDYTGIIPEPSRDPAYEHEAPSYPVKTSDVTHHEPLNTPVSLLSETEDVTTPGEDGLLGGQREVNTDMPKRFEDDLSGESDYQSNTQQVNVGSGEAGEDYHKKSGLGTELASESETELGKDLPTRSFESETVFDGKPETKPKGHEFEQTIGSGIGEDNGAGKEGTERREDFLGKGYEFDQEIESTFGKDSPTRLPGDENFPTRSDDMEVEIGSGRGLPTETDDDHFSPEFSGPKERDDFDSQAEQTRYEAAEVKPTTYSEMIGSSTGYSSGQHESPVSVETVADKLTTEDENVKETASPVTAKLPFSGDGSEVDETEQGEDKFVASRDHLEEKLTPEEEDKAFSDMVAEKLNLGEEKQAKIKEEVAEEKIPSDKLPEEIEGGEAVQEEGKGGIVGTIKGVYNYWLGGTEEVKPKSPNSVEESSQPLSSSFGTKGFSDSGESGLGEAGSTAGAVAVQKQL from the exons ATGGATTTGCCACGTCCTTCTTCTGGTCAGGATCAAACAGAGGATCCGACCCAGATTCACCATCCAG AGGAAGAAGAGCATCACGAGAGTCGAGCATCTAGAATGTTGGGGAAAGTAAAGGCAAAAGCTAAGAAGCTCAAGAACAGGCTTACTAATCATGGCACTGATGGCAACGAGCAAGACCACGATGTggtggatgaagaagaagaagatgatgaatctGACGAGGCAGAGTCAGAGAAGCATGTCGCACCAG TAAATGAAGTTCCCAATGTGAGAGACTATAAAACGAGCCAACCTGAATCTTTAACTCATCCCGGAGAAACAAATCTTCCGGCGCCGGAGGAGATCGTTCCTTCAAAGACGAAGGATTCAACTGATTACACCGGAATCATCCCCGAACCATCACGAGATCCTGCTTACGAACATGAGGCCCCGTCTTATCCTGTAAAAACATCAGATGTGACTCATCACGAGCCACTGAACACTCCCGTCTCTCTGCTCTCTGAAACAGAGGACGTGACAACTCCTGGTGAAGATGGGTTGCTCGGTGGTCAACGAGAAGTCAACACCGATATGCCCAAAAGATTCGAGGACGATCTGAGTGGTGAATCTGATTATCAGTCCAACACCCAACAAG TTAATGTAGGGAGTGGGGAAGCTGGAGAAGATTATCATAAGAAGTCAGGACTAGGAACTGAGCTGGCGTCCGAATCAGAAACAGAGCTCGGTAAAGATCTCCCGACAAGAAGCTTCGAATCTGAAACCGTTTTTGACGGGAAACCAGAAACTAAGCCGAAGGGACATGAATTTGAACAGACGATCGGATCTGGAATCGGAGAGGATAACGGCGCTGGAAAAGAAGGAACTGAGCGGAGGGAAGATTTTTTGGGGAAAGGCTATGAGTTTGATCAGGAGATTGAATCTACATTCGGCAAAGATTCACCCACCAGGCTTCCAGGAGACGAAAATTTTCCGACAAGAAGTGATGATATGGAAGTCGAGATTGGGTCGGGAAGAGGCTTGCCGACAGAAACTGATGATGATCACTTCTCACCAGAATTTTCTGGTCCGAAAGAGAGAGATGATTTCGATTCGCAGGCTGAGCAGACAAGGTACGAGGCGGCAGAGGTAAAACCCACCACCTACTCAGAGATGATTGGTTCAAGTACAGGTTACTCCAGCGGGCAACACGAGAGTCCCGTGAGTGTCGAGACAGTTGCTGATAAGTTGACTACTGAGGACGAAAATGTCAAAGAAACTGCATCGCCTGTGACGGCGAAACTGCCTTTCTCTGGCGATGGGAGTGAGGTGGATGAGACAGAACAAGGGGAAGACAAATTTGTGGCGAGTAGAGATCATCTGGAGGAGAAGCTGACacctgaagaagaagacaaagcgTTTTCTGATATGGTCGCGGAGAAACTTAATCTTGGAGAAGAGAAGCAGGCAAAGATAAAGGAGGAAGTAGCCGAGGAGAAGATCCCTTCCGACAAGTTACCGGAGGAGATAGAAGGAGGTGAGGCGGTTCAAGAGGAAGGGAAAGGAGGAATAGTGGGGACGATTAAAGGGGTGTACAACTATTGGCTCGGTGGTACGGAGGAGGTGAAGCCGAAATCTCCAAATTCAGTTGAAGAGTCATCACAACCACTTAGCTCCTCCTTTG GGACTAAAGGATTTTCGGATTCCGGTGAAAGCGGGTTGGGAGAGGCAGGCAGTACTGCCGGAGCTGTGGCAGTGCAGAAACAACTTTGA